In Persicimonas caeni, a single window of DNA contains:
- a CDS encoding SIR2 family NAD-dependent protein deacylase, translating into MDKRKLKRAAELIDRAGHILVFAGSGLSAESGIPTFRGEDGMYSNPDVLRYAHADALREEPEAALAWFQKMRDMIDDYEPNPGHYALARICAERDCTIATQNVDRLLESAFLREGLTKEGIWHLHGSLFRSRCDVCDEPLEEPPTDYTAAECDECGGIIRPDVTLFGEMLPEAPYLRAQGAAHVADVVLLLGTSGIVYPAATIPGLARSHGAKLIEINPNPTELSEIADVVIRGKTGEVLPEIDRLLA; encoded by the coding sequence ATGGACAAACGCAAACTGAAACGCGCCGCCGAACTCATCGACCGCGCCGGGCATATCCTGGTCTTCGCCGGCAGCGGGCTGTCCGCCGAGTCGGGCATCCCCACCTTTCGCGGCGAAGACGGCATGTACTCCAACCCCGACGTGCTGCGCTACGCGCACGCCGACGCGCTTCGCGAGGAGCCCGAGGCCGCCCTGGCCTGGTTCCAGAAGATGCGCGACATGATCGACGACTACGAGCCCAACCCGGGCCACTACGCCCTCGCCCGCATCTGCGCCGAGCGCGACTGCACCATCGCCACCCAGAACGTCGACCGCCTGCTCGAGAGCGCGTTCTTGCGCGAGGGCCTCACCAAAGAAGGCATCTGGCACCTGCACGGCTCGCTGTTCCGCTCACGCTGCGACGTGTGCGACGAGCCCCTCGAGGAGCCCCCTACCGACTACACCGCCGCCGAATGCGACGAATGCGGCGGCATCATCCGCCCCGACGTCACCCTCTTCGGCGAAATGCTCCCCGAGGCGCCCTACCTGCGCGCCCAGGGCGCCGCCCACGTCGCCGACGTGGTGCTCCTGCTCGGGACCTCGGGCATCGTCTACCCCGCCGCCACGATCCCCGGCCTGGCCCGCTCACACGGCGCCAAGCTCATCGAGATCAACCCCAACCCGACCGAATTGTCTGAGATTGCCGATGTGGTGATTCGGGGGAAGACGGGGGAGGTGTTGCCGGAGATTGATCGCCTCTTGGCGTAA
- a CDS encoding IgGFc-binding protein, translating into MMTRIWCRILPIFATLAVAVVVCGCEGEPELGPTGVSGGSGPSLRPDLGYVDAGGDAGPNDQPLRSYCRPGERRCLFENSPLFEQCDLDGERFEVDACAAGEMCRTGRCVDFACAPGKELCVGTQTRATCAEDGRSVRDAARCEGAGDICRGGECIDACAAAEREQSYIGCEYIARELPNAYRYGGESDEESPFAIVVANPDRLLDAEITITDPDGTPSKLLEQVDVTSSDRLPNQSYRVTVRSEILSRSGTSRSGTNQIESPAASVSVPPQAAAVFLMDPGMPKRMRSYRVESTRPIIAYQFSPYCCNFTYTNDASLLLPTTTLGERYRVLGFPSLVSENSTSISNGTMTVVAQEDGTEVEIDSPIDLRFSDDWFPNTHWSDDLVRLDAGESITFGTASTAGDPSVNRDLSGTVVEANKRIAVFAGHECTFVPQDEWACDHLEEQMLPAQTLGKRYLLTPTRRRGYKHGQTIGHEAVYWRLVADEDSTITFEPPLESLTLASRSNDATPSCRAKLEDGRVRLAAGEVCEFGTMKAVAVESTGTLMVGGIISGHQSTGMLSYGSHAGDPSFFVVPPVEQFRTGYSFVSPPTFARNYVAVALPQGGAVALDGVALAPEARLGLRQVDLGGKTWDIFNVAIEAGYHTMESSERFGIVVYAFDDYVSYAFPGGLDLLPKGSR; encoded by the coding sequence ATGATGACCCGCATATGGTGCCGCATTCTGCCGATTTTCGCCACCCTTGCCGTGGCGGTCGTGGTGTGTGGCTGTGAAGGCGAGCCGGAGCTCGGCCCCACGGGGGTATCGGGCGGGAGCGGGCCGTCGTTGCGACCCGATCTGGGCTACGTCGACGCCGGCGGGGACGCCGGTCCGAACGATCAGCCTCTGCGCTCGTATTGTCGCCCCGGCGAGCGCCGCTGCCTGTTCGAAAATAGTCCCCTCTTCGAGCAATGCGACCTCGACGGCGAGCGCTTCGAGGTCGACGCCTGCGCCGCCGGCGAGATGTGCCGCACCGGACGCTGCGTCGACTTTGCGTGCGCCCCCGGAAAGGAGCTGTGCGTGGGCACCCAGACCCGGGCGACCTGCGCCGAAGACGGCCGCAGCGTGCGCGACGCCGCCCGCTGCGAGGGCGCAGGCGATATCTGTCGCGGCGGCGAGTGCATCGACGCCTGCGCGGCGGCCGAGCGCGAGCAGTCGTATATCGGCTGCGAATATATCGCCCGCGAGCTCCCCAACGCCTACCGCTACGGCGGCGAGTCGGACGAGGAGTCGCCCTTTGCCATCGTGGTGGCCAACCCCGATCGCCTCCTCGACGCCGAGATCACCATCACCGACCCCGACGGCACCCCGTCGAAGCTCCTCGAGCAGGTCGACGTCACGTCGAGCGACAGGCTCCCCAACCAGAGTTACCGGGTGACCGTGCGCTCCGAGATCTTGTCTCGCAGCGGCACCTCTCGCAGCGGCACCAACCAGATCGAGTCACCGGCGGCATCGGTGTCAGTCCCGCCTCAGGCCGCCGCGGTCTTCTTGATGGATCCGGGCATGCCCAAGCGCATGCGCTCGTATCGGGTCGAGAGCACGCGACCCATCATCGCGTACCAATTCAGCCCGTACTGCTGCAATTTCACCTACACCAACGACGCGAGCCTGCTGCTCCCGACGACCACCCTCGGCGAGCGCTACCGCGTGCTCGGCTTCCCGTCGCTCGTCTCCGAGAACAGCACGTCGATCTCGAACGGTACGATGACCGTCGTCGCCCAGGAAGACGGCACCGAGGTCGAAATCGACAGCCCCATCGACCTGCGATTCAGCGACGACTGGTTCCCCAACACTCACTGGAGCGACGACCTCGTGCGCCTCGACGCCGGCGAGTCGATCACCTTCGGCACCGCCAGCACGGCGGGCGACCCGAGCGTCAACCGCGACCTGTCGGGCACCGTCGTCGAGGCGAACAAGCGCATCGCCGTCTTCGCCGGCCACGAGTGCACCTTCGTGCCGCAGGACGAGTGGGCTTGCGATCACCTCGAAGAGCAGATGCTGCCGGCTCAGACGCTCGGCAAGCGCTACCTGCTCACGCCGACGCGCCGGCGCGGCTACAAGCACGGCCAAACCATCGGCCACGAGGCGGTCTACTGGCGACTGGTCGCCGACGAGGACAGCACGATTACCTTCGAGCCGCCGCTCGAATCGCTCACGCTTGCCAGCCGCTCCAACGACGCGACGCCCAGCTGCCGCGCCAAGCTCGAGGACGGCCGCGTCCGGCTCGCCGCCGGCGAGGTCTGCGAGTTCGGCACGATGAAGGCGGTCGCCGTGGAGAGCACCGGCACGCTCATGGTCGGCGGGATCATCAGCGGCCACCAGTCGACGGGCATGCTCAGCTACGGCAGCCACGCGGGCGATCCGTCTTTTTTCGTGGTGCCGCCGGTGGAACAATTCCGCACCGGCTACAGTTTCGTCTCCCCGCCCACCTTTGCTCGTAACTACGTGGCCGTGGCCTTGCCCCAGGGCGGCGCGGTCGCGCTCGATGGGGTGGCGCTCGCCCCCGAGGCGCGCTTGGGCCTTCGGCAGGTCGACTTGGGCGGCAAGACGTGGGACATCTTCAACGTTGCCATCGAAGCCGGCTACCACACCATGGAGTCGAGCGAGCGTTTTGGCATCGTCGTCTACGCATTCGACGACTACGTAAGCTACGCCTTCCCGGGTGGGCTCGACCTGCTGCCCAAGGGGAGTCGCTAA
- a CDS encoding BamA/TamA family outer membrane protein, with protein sequence MPNRFHRLLAALLTLFALTLPVRATALDDPDLEYYTLETPHFYVHYYSGLEDFAHRVAKVHEEAHIILSPLLDWTPADKTHVVITDKTDTANGSANVYGRNRVVIYSMPPEPEGVLGYYDDWLRILVYHEYVHILHLDTTTEEAPIINSVIGKQLNPNQVLPRWYIEGLATMYESHRTGTGRIESSLFQMWLRTAALEEKFFTLGTATGSPVEWPMGSAAYLYGGFFMDYVTETRGQEFVRKFNHEYGSRLIPFSLNQTAEKAGGETFHELWREWTAHEQADALAKRIAVRAKGQTQLDFVTSGGGGNRYPTPRPDSGQMSFHRADLESHAAFSVTRTTGTDHDVLFEVNGASGPHDWTPDGESLVYGRRTIIENVYAFSDLYVRNLDTGRDRRLTEGERAREPAVSPDGERIAYVRNTHGSMELAVRPLASGPGKKSEVLVGSSKWPGDDERHWQQISQPTWRPDGKALVFSWWRLDTRQRDLWLYEFDKPAGERLTNLTDDAAHDLDPHFADDGKLYFASDRTGIYNAYVMDLDAQKTWQLSNVVNGVFSPRPSNDGQWIYVSAYTSDGYEIARFRKPTRLWREAPESYAGPARRDYPHVDTSDWVTHDYQPWRWLAPLFFTPELSVLFSGTGVGGTLQGYDPISHHGWALSALWTTGPNLTDSSSLLSGSYAYGALPVDLGVSASVRTFPDTRSLVAENRYIPFTERAYSLSGRASYPIRSVDDSLRLSTSVGVRFNEFLDEPQVDHDPADIEPRYPDHGFSGDLRLSLSYSDLEYYPQGVSVTDGWHTHISFNLQNDLSDTDINSVSLTYGLGAYVSIPWFDHHVAAIKMNGGIIRSNFPGSRGFAIGGYSPQDILTDLVLQQPSGQFALRGYPPGFTRGSQYQVWSGEYRFPIHNFDQGFSTVPVFFRRLKGQLFADVGAAYDGYLTDADLLSSVGGEVQLDATFGYFLGGALRLGYAHGLDEGGVSEWYLRYGGGF encoded by the coding sequence TTGCCGAACCGTTTCCACCGCCTCCTGGCCGCACTCCTGACGCTCTTTGCGTTGACGCTCCCCGTGCGCGCCACGGCGCTCGACGACCCCGACCTCGAGTACTACACCCTCGAGACGCCCCACTTCTACGTCCACTACTACTCGGGGCTCGAAGACTTCGCCCACCGCGTGGCCAAGGTCCACGAGGAGGCGCATATCATCTTGTCGCCGCTGCTCGACTGGACACCGGCCGACAAGACCCACGTGGTCATCACCGACAAGACCGATACGGCCAACGGCTCGGCCAACGTCTACGGGCGCAATCGTGTGGTCATCTACAGCATGCCCCCGGAGCCCGAGGGCGTGCTCGGCTACTACGACGACTGGCTGCGCATCCTCGTCTACCACGAGTACGTCCACATCCTGCACCTGGACACCACTACCGAGGAAGCGCCCATCATCAACTCGGTTATCGGCAAGCAGCTCAACCCCAACCAGGTCTTGCCCCGCTGGTATATCGAGGGCCTAGCCACGATGTACGAGTCGCACCGCACGGGCACCGGGCGCATCGAGAGCTCGCTGTTCCAGATGTGGCTTCGCACCGCCGCCCTGGAGGAGAAATTCTTCACGCTGGGCACCGCCACAGGCTCGCCGGTCGAGTGGCCCATGGGCAGCGCCGCGTACCTGTACGGCGGCTTCTTCATGGACTACGTCACCGAAACGCGCGGCCAGGAGTTCGTGCGCAAGTTCAACCACGAGTACGGAAGCCGGCTCATCCCGTTCAGCCTCAACCAGACCGCCGAGAAGGCCGGCGGCGAGACCTTCCACGAGCTGTGGCGAGAGTGGACGGCCCACGAACAGGCCGACGCGTTAGCCAAACGCATCGCCGTGCGCGCCAAGGGCCAGACCCAACTCGACTTCGTGACCTCGGGCGGCGGCGGAAACCGCTACCCCACGCCCCGGCCCGACTCCGGCCAGATGAGCTTCCACCGCGCCGACCTCGAGTCGCACGCCGCCTTCTCCGTCACGCGCACCACCGGCACCGACCACGACGTCCTCTTCGAGGTCAACGGCGCCAGCGGCCCGCACGACTGGACGCCCGACGGCGAGTCGCTCGTGTACGGCCGGCGCACCATCATCGAGAACGTCTACGCCTTCTCGGACCTGTACGTGCGCAACCTCGACACCGGCCGCGACCGCCGCCTGACCGAGGGCGAACGCGCTCGCGAGCCGGCCGTCTCGCCCGACGGAGAGCGCATCGCCTACGTGCGCAACACCCACGGCTCCATGGAACTCGCCGTGCGCCCGCTGGCCTCGGGCCCCGGCAAAAAGAGCGAGGTCCTCGTCGGCTCGAGCAAGTGGCCCGGCGACGACGAGCGCCACTGGCAACAGATCTCGCAGCCCACCTGGCGCCCCGACGGCAAGGCGCTCGTCTTTAGCTGGTGGCGCCTCGACACCCGCCAACGCGACCTGTGGCTCTACGAGTTCGACAAACCCGCCGGCGAGCGGCTGACGAACCTGACCGACGACGCCGCCCACGACCTCGACCCGCACTTTGCCGACGACGGCAAGCTCTACTTCGCCTCCGACCGCACGGGCATCTACAACGCCTACGTGATGGACCTCGACGCCCAGAAGACCTGGCAGTTGAGCAACGTCGTCAACGGCGTGTTCAGCCCGCGCCCGTCGAACGACGGCCAGTGGATCTACGTGTCCGCCTACACCTCCGACGGCTACGAGATCGCCCGCTTCCGCAAGCCGACGAGGCTGTGGCGCGAAGCCCCCGAGAGCTACGCCGGGCCCGCCCGCCGCGACTACCCGCACGTCGACACCTCCGACTGGGTCACCCACGACTACCAGCCGTGGCGCTGGCTCGCCCCGCTCTTCTTCACCCCCGAGCTGTCCGTGCTCTTCAGCGGCACGGGCGTCGGCGGCACCCTGCAGGGCTACGACCCCATCAGCCACCACGGCTGGGCGCTGAGCGCGCTGTGGACCACCGGCCCCAACCTCACCGACAGCAGCTCGCTTCTCAGCGGCTCGTACGCCTACGGCGCGCTCCCCGTCGACCTCGGGGTGAGCGCCAGCGTGCGCACCTTCCCCGACACCCGCAGCCTGGTCGCCGAGAACCGCTACATCCCGTTCACCGAGCGCGCCTACTCGCTCAGCGGCCGCGCGAGCTACCCCATCCGCAGCGTCGACGACTCGCTGCGCCTGTCCACGAGCGTGGGCGTGCGCTTCAACGAGTTCCTCGACGAGCCCCAGGTCGACCACGACCCGGCCGACATCGAGCCGCGCTACCCCGACCACGGCTTCTCGGGCGACCTTCGCCTGTCGCTCTCCTACAGCGACCTCGAGTATTACCCCCAGGGCGTCAGCGTCACCGACGGCTGGCACACCCACATCTCGTTCAACCTGCAAAACGACCTGTCCGACACCGACATCAACTCGGTCAGCCTGACCTACGGGCTGGGCGCCTACGTCTCCATCCCCTGGTTCGACCACCACGTGGCGGCCATCAAGATGAACGGCGGCATCATCCGCTCGAACTTCCCCGGCTCACGCGGCTTTGCCATCGGCGGCTACTCCCCCCAGGACATCCTCACCGACCTCGTCCTGCAGCAACCCAGCGGCCAATTCGCCCTGCGCGGATACCCGCCCGGGTTCACCCGCGGCTCGCAATACCAGGTCTGGTCGGGCGAATACCGCTTCCCCATCCACAACTTCGACCAGGGCTTCTCGACGGTCCCGGTCTTCTTCCGCCGTCTCAAAGGCCAACTCTTCGCCGACGTCGGCGCCGCCTACGACGGCTACCTCACCGACGCCGACCTGCTCAGCTCGGTCGGCGGCGAAGTCCAACTCGACGCGACCTTCGGCTACTTCTTGGGCGGCGCGCTGCGCCTGGGCTACGCGCACGGGTTGGACGAGGGGGGCGTGAGCGAGTGGTATTTGCGGTATGGCGGGGGGTTTTAG
- a CDS encoding metallophosphoesterase family protein, with product MLLSAPLIALMRKLLLTLITTALVTGALSVACTKAAGPPKPDDGDKLIAQTQTTSAPAAKTPAPAVEAPSEPDDSARSIRIAVVSDLNGSYGSTHYRDEVHGAVRWLVDDIRPDAVLSTGDMVAGQKRGLDYEAMWAGFHAAVTRPLARAGIPFMVTPGNHDASAGAVFMEERITFVEQWKRHRPKVRFVDDAFYPLYYAFEIGPALFISLDATVTGPIDAAQRRWLRGVLERHRDKKAKVVFGHVPLYPFSEERKTEILGDTALEELFAEHDVDLMLSGHHHAYYPGRRDELRLVSMACLGSGPRTLVGTDHTSEKSVAVVDISPDGEIVVEAYEASEHRKIERSGLPESLGSGGQKIWRDDVERHVNRKGREGR from the coding sequence ATGCTTCTGTCTGCCCCGCTGATTGCCTTGATGCGAAAGCTCCTCTTAACACTGATCACTACGGCGCTCGTCACGGGCGCGCTGAGCGTGGCTTGCACCAAGGCCGCCGGCCCGCCCAAGCCCGACGACGGCGATAAGCTGATCGCGCAAACCCAGACGACAAGCGCGCCTGCGGCCAAGACGCCCGCGCCGGCCGTGGAGGCTCCCTCCGAGCCCGACGACAGCGCGCGCAGCATTCGGATCGCGGTCGTCTCCGACCTCAACGGAAGCTACGGCTCGACGCACTACCGCGACGAGGTTCACGGCGCGGTGCGCTGGCTCGTCGACGACATCCGACCCGACGCGGTGCTCTCGACGGGCGACATGGTCGCCGGCCAAAAGCGCGGCCTCGACTACGAGGCGATGTGGGCGGGCTTCCACGCCGCGGTCACCCGCCCCTTGGCCCGCGCGGGCATTCCGTTCATGGTCACCCCCGGCAACCACGACGCCTCAGCGGGCGCGGTCTTCATGGAAGAGCGCATCACCTTCGTCGAGCAGTGGAAGCGCCACCGCCCGAAGGTGCGCTTCGTCGACGACGCGTTCTACCCGCTGTACTACGCCTTCGAAATCGGGCCGGCCCTGTTCATCTCGCTCGACGCCACGGTCACCGGCCCCATCGACGCTGCCCAGCGCCGCTGGCTTCGCGGCGTGCTCGAGCGCCACCGCGACAAGAAGGCCAAGGTCGTCTTCGGTCACGTGCCCCTGTACCCGTTCTCCGAGGAGCGCAAGACCGAGATCCTGGGCGACACGGCCCTCGAAGAGCTCTTCGCCGAGCACGACGTCGATCTGATGCTCAGCGGCCACCACCACGCCTACTACCCGGGCCGCCGCGACGAGCTGCGCCTGGTGAGCATGGCGTGTTTGGGCTCGGGGCCGCGCACGCTCGTGGGCACCGACCACACAAGCGAGAAGAGCGTGGCCGTCGTCGACATCTCGCCGGACGGCGAGATCGTGGTGGAGGCGTACGAGGCGAGCGAGCATCGCAAGATCGAGCGGTCGGGGTTGCCGGAGTCGCTCGGGTCGGGGGGGCAGAAGATTTGGCGTGACGATGTGGAACGGCATGTGAACCGCAAAGGTCGCGAAGGGCGCTAA
- a CDS encoding alpha/beta fold hydrolase — MPKFTTFDGTTLHYKTTGFDNDGDVLVFLNGMTQSTAHWNSQAKAFAEAGYRVLTYDARGQGDSELGDAELTLDQHAHDLDALLDELEVDRAHLAGFSHGARIALGVANYHADRLGKLVLCSATARPTALARTIVRAWHGVLTNGGLTAMSWSALPTILGNNFLEKNENILKGIVRASVQRNSEEGVRALLEAMMDYPDLSDLAKNVSTPTLVVSADKDLLVTPEGARELAELAGGEHALVTGVGHTIPIEAPEEFRRLVREFLER; from the coding sequence ATGCCCAAGTTCACCACCTTCGACGGCACCACGCTCCACTACAAAACGACCGGCTTCGACAACGACGGCGACGTCCTCGTCTTCCTCAACGGGATGACCCAGTCGACGGCCCACTGGAACAGCCAGGCCAAGGCGTTCGCCGAGGCCGGCTACCGCGTGCTCACCTACGACGCGCGCGGCCAGGGCGACAGCGAGCTGGGCGACGCCGAGCTCACGCTCGACCAACACGCCCACGACCTCGACGCGCTGCTCGACGAGCTCGAGGTCGACCGCGCCCATCTGGCCGGGTTCAGCCACGGCGCGCGCATCGCGCTCGGCGTGGCCAACTACCACGCCGACCGCCTGGGCAAGCTCGTCTTGTGCAGCGCGACCGCCCGGCCCACCGCCCTCGCCCGCACCATCGTGCGCGCCTGGCACGGCGTGCTCACCAACGGCGGGCTCACCGCCATGAGCTGGAGCGCGCTGCCCACCATTTTGGGCAACAACTTTCTGGAGAAGAACGAGAATATCCTCAAGGGCATCGTCAGGGCGTCGGTGCAGCGCAACAGCGAAGAAGGCGTGCGCGCGCTGCTCGAGGCGATGATGGACTACCCCGACCTGTCCGATCTGGCCAAGAACGTGTCCACCCCCACCCTGGTGGTGTCGGCCGACAAAGATCTGCTCGTCACCCCCGAGGGCGCACGCGAGCTGGCCGAGCTGGCCGGCGGCGAGCACGCCCTGGTCACGGGCGTCGGGCACACGATTCCCATCGAGGCCCCCGAGGAATTTAGACGGTTGGTTCGCGAGTTTTTGGAACGCTAA